AGAAAGTTGATAATTGGGTCGTACTGAATAAATACTGAGGAACAATGTCATCTCGAAGTTGAAGAGAAATATACAAGTGTATGGtggagggagaaaagtaaattaaCCAATATCTGCATAACTCAGATATAATGCAGAGATAGGTATCGTTATTTACTTCGAGAGATAGTGAGCTAATGTTCCCCTCACGTACTCATACTATCTGCAACCAGGCCACCTCTGGTAGTCTCTACCAGCGGCCCTCCTGTTGGTGTTCCTGCTGAACTTATTCCCGCAATTTTGTTAGCACTTTTATGCTACTCCAATCTCATTgtcctttccccctccccctcttttttatccatctatttattcatttatttctattttcattattcgttttttttttcttttttagtgggAGAATAATTTTGTTGGACCTATCCCTTAATCATTTCCGTTTTGTATATAACATCCAATCGTAAATCCTTTCTTCGGAGTTATTTCATGTTTCAGCCTGTCGATTAATTGATATCTAACCTGACTGGTCTATACGATTATGATCTCTGTTTTATCAAATATTCAGTCCattatgtttttcctttcactctgaCCCACATTTCAATGTTCTTTCCCTTAATTAGCTTGGCTTGTGCCGACACTAAACTCTGCAACTCAGCATATATAATTATCTATTAGTGAGTAATGTAAGTACACTCTTAGAAAAACCTATCAAGTCATTAGAGAATAGAATGGTGCTTGCTTCAATACCACTATTTAGGAGAGATTCTTGCAAATAGAGGAGTAGTATTACATCTCTCACGACGGCTTTCTGATGTATCTAGCTTTGTCAGTCTTTGATCTACTTCCACTTGGATAGGAAATAAATTTAAGAAAGTCTAATATCTcgtttcctaaaaaaaaaaaaaaaaccagcacaCAAAGTACTTACTACATACGCAGGCACAGTACGTCCGTACGTACAGTACGTACCTCGGTGGCGGGCAGGTGAAGAGCCAGGCCTGGGGCATGCTGGGGTCGACGGGCAGGGAGAGGCCTCACTTGTTCCTGGCTCACCTGCAGGCCGAGATAAATATTGCAGTCATTACAATCACACTTCCTTGCATTCATATGTTACACCGTTATCGTAATTTCTATCAGCATTATTGACTTTCTTCATTCATAATAAGAAGGTTTGCAAACAGCATATGAATTGCTTCGTAATATTTTTCATAcgatgatgttttgtgtgtgtgtgtgtgtgtgtgtgtgtgtgtgtgtgtgtgtgtgtgtgtgtgtgtgtgtgtgtgtgtgtgtgtgtgtgtgtgtgtatatatatatatatatatatatatatatatatatatatatatatatatatatatatatatatatatatatatatatatatatatatatatatatatatatatatatatatatatatatatatatatatatatatatatatatatatatatatatatatatatatatatatatatatatatatatatatatatatatatatatatatatatatatatatatatatatatatatatatatatatatatatatatatatatatatatatatatatatatatatatatatatatatatatatatatatatatatatatatatatatatatatatatatatatatatatatatatatatatatatatatatatatatatatatatatatatatatatatatatatatatatatatatatatatatatatatatatatatatatatatatatatatatatatatatatatatatatatatatatatatatatatatatatatatatatatatatatatatatatatatatatatatatatatatatatatatatatatatatatatatatatatatatatatatatatatatatatatatatatatatatatatatatatatatatatatatatatatatatatatatatatatatatatatatatatatatatatatatatatatatatatatatatatatatatatatatatatatatatatatatatatatatatatatatatatatatatatatatatatatatatatatatatatatatatatatatatatatatatatatatatatatatatatatatatatatatatatatatatatatatatatacatacatatatatatatatatatatatatatatatatatatatatatatatatatatatatatatatattatagtgtTCCAGTTGGCAGGTTTTCACACCAACTGGCACCTAAATATGTGTGTTTCCTGTGGGACTCTTTTGATCCTCATTTTTAGCTCGGGGTTATCCTTCAAGTTGACTCACCTGGCGGCCGTCAAGGAGCCAGTGAAGGACAGGTGTGTAGCCAGTAGGAGAGGCGTGACGGGGATGGCACTTAATCTCTATTTCCTCAGAGATGTGGTAGGAGTGACGCGCCCCAGCGATCACGGGTGGTGATAGCGGCTCCCCTGCGGCGGCGGCAGTCACATCAAACCGTAgtttaaaaaaaggaggagagaggaaaggaatggtcGCGAAGATTAAGAGAATATATTAAGAAAGGTTTGGTTGATGCCTTGCGGCCGCCAATAAAACCAACAAAATGGGTTGATATTTGTATATAGCGAGGTTCAAACAGTCACAAGTGCTATATAGTCTATAGCTACTTACTAATATGTTCATGGAAGTCGGCCAATCAGGAGAGGATTACGACAATTGCtcaatacactcacacacacacacacacacacacacacacacacacacacacacacacacacacacacacacacacacacacacacacacacaaaatgtaaaaaaaagacattttcgGCATATCCATCACCCACGTCTCCCGCAGATTAAATTAAAGAAATGTATGGCCTAGTTTATGTAGCCCTCCCCTTGGTCGCCCACATCTCCCGTTCCCCACATTAATTCTGTTTagtcttcccctcaccctcatcctcaccctcaccctgccCGCCCACGTCCGCTTCCTCGTGGCTAAATTCTCGCCGCGTGTCCGCTTAAAATCTACAAGTTTTCAGCTCTCGTGGGCAGCTGCGTGAAGGCGTGTGTATTTATAGAAGGTCTCAGCtacatgacgagagagagagagagagagagagagagagagagagagagagagagagagagctttccttACCAGGTAGTTCATATAGGAACAGAAAGCTgactaaacaacacacacacacacacacacacacacacacacacacacacacacacacacacacacacacacacgtaaagacGAGCATCGGTCTAATTTTGGAGCACCCCTGAATGGCCTCTAAAACTCGGGGGAGGTGGAGTAAGGCTAttaattatatttatttcttgtcatcatgtgagagagagagagagagagagagagagagagagagagagagagagagagagagagagagagagagagagagagagtatattcaGCGGATGGTCAGTACTTACGTAAGACGGTCATTTCCCCCGTGACTGCCTCCTTCAAGAAGCTTGGGTGTTCCGCCATCACCTCGCAAAGGTAATTCCCCGAGGCCGAGGGCTtgagacgggagagagagagcgtcaccCGTTGGTCGCTGCGGAACATCTCCTGACGGTTGGCAAAGGACACAGGTGGTCGGACAGGACACTAAGCACGTCACCAACACACGACTATACATATCGGTTTCTGTTATTAAGTGAGGTTTTCGATTTGCATcagaacaaacaaaacaataggATTTGcaaggacaaggaaaagaagctaCAAAACAGATATATTAATGAATGACAGTCTGCCTTTCAAAGAGTCGTttgtgggaaggagagaaaagatccCCCCAGCTTCCTTTTAGACAGGCAAGCATAATGTAGCTGCGCAATTTTTCACTGACGTGGTAACACAATCAATCACCTTCCTTGCACACTTGTCCTTACCGCTACTAGGAAGTCACCGGAGGACTGGTCGCTGATGGCATGTGCTCTCTCGGTGGGGACAAAGCGATAAAACTCAGTGCCGTTGTGATACCACTTGACTGAATAGACAGGAGTTCCAATCAGATGGAAGGAGCATCCAAGGGTAGCCTCCCCGCCCGTCACTGCGTAGGATGGCACCTCCACCGCCACTTGCAGCGATACCGAGCTCTCTGCATCGAAGACACTATACTTGCGCTATATGCATGGCACaagacacaccaacacacgaCACGCCACTCTGTATGCAtgtgctcgagagagagagagagagagagagagagagagagagagagagagagagagagatggtggagaattAAACGTGAAACATATTTTTATGAAGGTTTCGCCTAAGTTGTCACAGATCTTtataacaagcaaaaaaaaaaaaaaaaaggaaagaaagcagatTTGAGAGAATTTTCTGAAGGTATTTTCTATACATCTATTGTACACAAAAGGTGTTGGTTGTAATCAATGATAATGCatttagtactctctctctctctctctctctctctctctctctctctctgatgatgatgaacagaaACAAGCCATAATTGTCTCAACTCTATGTGCAACACTGGTTACCCAGACGTGGAGTTCATGGTTAGGTTTCAGAGGCAAATCgtttctgtttgttgttgttgttgttgttgttgttgtgtgtgtatcacAATTCCATTCTCAGATGAAGTGCTTATTTTTTTTGGAGCACGCCACAGCTACAAAATAAGTGGAGTTACAGTCAGCAGCTCTGGCATCGCTCGTACACAGCGTTGGTTAGATTGCTCAgactgttgttttatttatttttgtttcacatGTTGATGAAGCGGCTGCCACACACTATCCCTAGTATCTCTGAGTATGACTTTCTCTCCTGTTTAATGAACACTGTTTGTACAAAGCGAGAGTGCGAGTGGCGCCGTTGTCCGTCAGCCACGGTTCAAGTGAGTCATTGCTTCGTGACTTCCCGAGATTTACCTTTCACAAGCCTTGTTTTGGACGGCAATGCATGGTGAGAAGCTCTTCGAAAGTGACGCGTTTCAATTTTCTCCTCAAAATCTTCCAGCAATTTATTCCCCTAAATATTTAGTTAATTCCTCACATCctgattttcctctctttatcctgATAGCTCCGTGATCAATCAATTCAGTATCATCTTGTATCTCAAGAGAATATGGAGACATGTTCGAATCACTACCGACCACCACTTGATGTGATCGCAGCGACTCGGTTGTCACAAACCTGCATGGTTATCATTATCGTCTTGCACCTGTACACACTGCGGGAGAAAAGTCATATACAGGacacaccactactattttAGCAACACTACAGCACTGTTCTCCTCCCAATGTTTTGATTGACCACAAATCTCAGTTAGGATTAAACTACATATGAGTGACCCTACAGCGCAACTCAACGACTTCACGGTGAGTACAACACCCCActtacttcttcttccctccaagTGCTCGCGAATCATGCTCGTCCGGTGAACTTCGTTACATGTGATCGTGGTTATTGATGGGTCTATAGAGATCTCGTTAGATTTAAGTCGATATGGTTCAGGTGTCTATGCGGCAGACGCGTTCTTAAAGGTCTCAGTCTCTCATCTCTCACCGCATATTGTGTACCAAGATttagagaaagttaaaaaagttTCCAAGTTTGTTTTCATGACTCAGTTGACAATTTACTAAGGACTCTGCGTTATCAATAAGAAAGAAACTCTCATGAGACTACGGTCATAATCCATACACTGAAATAATCAGATTCTAACTCCATAAAATTTGTAAAAGGGTATTAGGAATTCAAAGCTTGTtcagtccttttttttctcacatagGTTTTGTGATTTTTGCTCTTCCTGCGTTGAATCCTTTTTGATGTCCACACTGAAgacagaagagatagagagatatcaGAGAATTGAGGCTAGAGGGACCTACAGAATTCTTGCTGAGCGTCAGTTACTGTCAAGAACATTAAATTTATTGTCCAGGAAGGGTAATCTAACTGGTGATCACGAAGCTTATTGATACTTATTAATTCCAAAGAGGGATGACAGACACCAACCCTCTTGGTCTGACGTGATCATATACATCCTTTTTATCAACTCGTAGTAATTATCCTGatgctaagtgtgtgtgtgtgtgtgtgtgcgtgtgtgtgtgtgtgtgtgtgtgtgtgtgtgtgtgtgtgtgtgtgtgtgtgttgtgtgtgtgtgttgtgtgtgtgcgcgcgtgtgtgtgtgtgtgtgtatttacctagttgtagttttacagggcctggggtttatgctcgtgtggccccgtctccatatctacacttatccaatttttctttaaaactatgcacactcgttgctgacaccacttcctcatcgtgtgtgtgtgtgtgtgtgtgtgtgtgtgtgtgtgtgtgtgtgtgtgtgtgtgtgtgtgagagagagagagagagagagagagagagagagagatattcacgTCTCCCAAAAAAGTGTGTGGGCGATggcagaatgatgatgatgatggcacaACTGTCTCGCCGAAAGTGGAAAGTGTAGTTATGTAAGTAGCTGCTTCATACTCACCACCTCTGCACACATCGAAGGCTATATACCACACGCAGAGGAAGAAGGCGAGTGGCGATGTCATGTTTGTCACCTCCCTCTCTGTGTCAAACTCCACACAACCAAACGAACTCGGAAAGTGTCACTCGCTACTGCTAATACGTAGTAACATTGACCATCTACCACGTCGTGCAGAGTACACTGTAGGCAGGATTTGTTAACTGGTAAACACAACAAACAGATCACCAAGCTTGTCCTCTATCGGCACGTGAGAAGGAGATCCAGCGTGCGGGGCCCTACCTTCCTCCGCCCGTGCCACCAACGCCAGACTGAACCCAGCTAGCTACGTCTGGCACTCTGATGGCTCCGTGCCCcgcctactgctgctgctgctgctgctgccgcgtATAGTCAGCGTACACTAATAAAGAATGATAATTATCAACGCCCTCGCACAGTCCAGTTCTCGTGCTTTGGCATGTATGTAAGTATATGCAAGGTCCGTACATGTATGTTTCTAGTGACTTTACGTATATGTTTTTCGATGCAGGaaagacgtctctctctctctctctctctctctctctctctctctctctaaaccagtAGTTCCCAACCTGTGGTAAGCGTACCACTAGTGTACGCGTAGACCTTCCGGGTGGTACATGAGCATTTTCAGGATCATATGCGATTTTTAGTTAAATTAAATTGATTAATTTTTCAGTAAAATCTTTATTGACTTAGGCAAGATAATCTATTAAACTAAGTTATGTTCtttgttgttagttcatttgtattctacttgtgaataaatttatatttgctggaattgagtttttttaaACCATGTAGTACGCTGTGACTGACTGTACGGGACCTCCATGTGGTACTCGCTCAGCTAGGAAAAGGCTGGGCAGTAGACACCACTGTTTTAAACTAaaacaaagtcctggaagggaAAATTTACTGATTTTTATCTCAACACAAACCAGACTACCTAAGGGAAATATAGTTTTGTGATTTACTGTATGGGCAATCTCCGTGCCAGTCTTTTGAATGCGTTTAGGTGTGTTCTGGGCTTAAATTGCGGTGTTTCGATGGTTTTAGTATATTTAGGTTGTTTTTTAGCGGATTTTGATTGCCTTGagctgagctgtgtgtgtgtgtgtgtgtaattcactgtttgatctgctgcagtctctgacgagacagccagacgttaccctacggaacgagctcagagctcattgtttccgatcttcggataggactgagaccaggcacacaccacacaccgggacaacaaggtcacaactcctcgatttacatcccgtacctactcactgctaggtgaacaggggctacacgtgaaaggagacacccaaatatctccacccggccggggaatcgaaccccggtcatctggcttgtgaagccagcgctctaaccactgagctaccgggccgtgtgtgtgtgtgtgtgtgtgtgtgtgtgtgtgtgtgtgtgtgtgtgtgtgtgtgtgtgtgtgtgtgtgtgtgtgtgtgtgtgtgtgtgtgtgtttggggagttGAGGGGAGGGGTGTTGTGCCATGTTTAAAGTGAGTCTTAGTGTGCTTTGGCCCCACACACGCCCTTCCATGCATAACGCTACTTGAAACACCTTCACCTCGCCAGATCTTACCGTGACAGACAGAGTAGTAACTTCATCAACTATGCTACACCCACAAGGACCTGCCACGTGCTCAGTGTCTGGAGCAGCTTTCTGAACGCAGACTTCACTGCATGCTTGATCGTGTCATCTGCTAGCATGCAAGCACCAACCAGTATACGTATATAGTGCTCACGTATGCTCAGTATATACTTAAATGATCGATCATCGCTAGTTTGGAACCAAAATTATCGGAGGCGATATCAATAAATTGAtaactcaggaaaaaaaaaaaaaaactaacggaCAACTCCTAACGGGGCCTAACCTGCATATTGTTCTCCCAATAAATCATAGCGATGATTTATCGCAGTGATGCCCACCTATAGTGCTGGAGATGTATCAACATTAGCAGCTCCATCAGCCCCCTCAGGGAAAAATCCTGACAGCtgaagaagataaataacaataatgaaggcGAAAAATATTTTGCTTAAACTTGATTcgctcttgttcttttattcccAAACGGTGCATGTATGTTTGTCTTACTTATATAGGTAATACTGCATCACGTATAAGAGTACATCACATTAGATATTGTACAGTAGAgtagagtaaagaaaacgttGCCTTAATGGCAGAGCTTGTTTCATAAATCCAGCCAGCCTTCTCTGAACTGTCTGCATAGTTCATGGCACGCGCCCCCTGTTTGGTTACTTACCTCTCCACTGACGGAAATAGCAGCGATGGGTGTGTGGACACGATCTATGAAAGCGTGTCCATGTTACTAAATAAAGTGAGAGATGTTAACTCGTCTCTGGTCCTTATACTTAATGTGGCAATATGGTGATCTTGCTGTAGTGCCAAATCGCTCCTGCAGGGTCAAAAATTCCTCCCCGGCAACACATACATTGCATGTGTGTACATATTGGGATAGGAGTGGAGCGCGTAAACAAGAGTATGTATATcagataagtttttttttttttttttattccagtaataggaaaaaaaaaagaaagtagggataaggaagaagacagaaggaatggatgaggaataggtgtgttttgaggatgtttaagatatttgggtgtgttttgtggtattgggtgtgtttggatgtgctTTATGCGACGGTCTGGGATGCTGCAGGTGTTTTGcgtgttttgagttttttttttttttttttttttgcgtgttttgaCGTCATGTGATGTTTGGGGTGAGTATGGAAGTGTTTCGGGGTATTTTCAAATGTACTGGGTATACGTTAGGTGTATTTTAGAGTGTttaagtgtgtaagtgtgtttagGGTGCTTGGAAATGTTTTAGTGATTGATAAGATATGAAAGTTTCTAATAAAAACTCAAATTTAGTAaaatctttcacacacacacacacacacacacacacacacacacacacacacacacacacacacacaccgcgtagtgtagtggttagcatgctcgactcacaatcgagaggcccgggttcgagtcccggtaagcggcgaggcaaatgggcaagcctcttaatgtgtggcccctgttcacctagcagtaaataggtacgggatgtaactcgaggggttgtggcctcgctttcccggtgtgtggagtgtgttgtggtctcagtcctacccgaagatcgttctatgagctctgagctcgctccgtcatggggaagactggctgggtgaccagtaggcgaccgaggtgaaatacacacacacacaaaaccctcgactcacagtcgagagggcccgggttcaaatcccgggaagcggcgagacaaatgggcaagccttttaaagCGTAGCCtttgttcacttagcagtaaacaggtacgggatgtaactcgaggggttgtggcctcgctctcggtgtgtggagtgtgtgttgtggtctcggtcctacccgaagatcggtctatgagctctgagctcgctccgtaattgggaaggctggctgggtgactagcagacgatcgtggtgaattacactctctctctctctctctctctctctctctctctctctctctctccgcgaaGTGTATTGgctagcacactcggctcacaaccgagaaggcatgggttcgaatcccgcgaGCAGCCAGGCatatgggcgagcctcttaatgtgtagcccctgttcacctagcagtaaatagctacgggatgtaactcggggggttgtggccttgccgTCTCGGCGTGTGCTGAGGTATGTGTAGTGGTCTTAGTCCTAACCGAAAATCGGTCagcatgagctctgagctcgttccgtaatggggaagactggctgggtgaccagcagtcgaccggcgaatctctctctctctctctctctctctctctctctctctctctctctctctctctctctctctctctctctctctctctctctctctctctctctcatacacacacacacacacacacacacacacacacacacagtgagtaggtaagggatgtaaatcgaggagttgtgaccttgttgtcccggtgtgtggtgtgtgcctggtctcaggcctatccgaagatcggaaataatgagctctgagctcgttccgtagggtaacgtctggctgtcttgtcagagactacagcagatcaaatagtgaaacacaaaacaatggggccagatggtgtatcaggctgggtgttaaaagaatgtaaagagcaactactggattcaatttgggaaataaattcaataagttcaataaatgaagggaaacttccactagaatgtaagagagccaacgtaatactgtattgatatttaaaggaggaaaggcaactgaaccactaaactacagaccagtgtcacttacaagtgtcttggggaagttatgtgaaataattatcaaagaaaaatgggttaaatttctagaagaggagcaagtcatatcgaacagacaatttgggttcaggacagggcggtcatgtgtatcaaacttattaagcttctactcgagagttattgcaggacttgaaaacagagatggatgggtagacacagtatacctggatattaaaagggcttttgataaagtccctcacggaagactactttggaaactagagaacataggaggactgcgaggaactttgctcgaatggacaagagattatttgaaggatagggaaatgagaactgtgatcagagatacgaGTACATACTCATCTTTGGATACAGTAACTAGCTGAgtaccacaagggtcagtgttagccccaatTATGTTTcaggtttatgtaaacgacattcacattgggataaacagttatataaatttattcgctgatgatgcaaagctgctaagagttatcaaaaccagagaggactgtctgctgttgcaggaagatttaaacaagatctatgagtggagcaggaagtggaaattggagtttaatgccaagaaatgtcacataatggaactaggaaagagtaagagaagaccggtatggaactatttgatgggagaggaacaaataatgaagactaaagaggaaaaagatcttggagtgatcatacaagaaaatctgatccctgataaacacataagcaagatatttggactatcatatataatgttgactaatataagagtggcatttcattacatggataaagatattatgaaaaaaatcatcacaagcatgatacgtccaaggctggaatatgcagcagtggtatggtctcagagctctaaaaaggatataagaaaattggaaaggatacagaagattgctacaaagatggtgccggaattaaaggacctcacatttgattgattgattgattgatacatttattgttgaattaataaattattacaacaaaggaggaggatgggccttgccacccaccccctgggcaaagacttaaggttaaagtatcacaaaaataactctggacagtatacacaacaagaatacaagtatttcaataaataaatacacatattgcacaccttattgcctaagacatcctacagtctgggagcaaactgaggatattccctgagtatttccttgagggtggcagagtctaggagatggtcaatgaggctgtacaagtcatgctgaccttgtggcctaaatttagcaatgagaggacattccatgatatagtgacgcagagtgtgtccccttggtgcagcacacagcacacagcacacaccaggagaagcactgacttcccaaaagtatttgtagcctaatctgagcctcattgccaccctgtcatgtgatgcagtgtgtctcccgtaggtgtaagcacagctctgggagacacgtgcatagtgaagactagtgctactgcccctatggcaacaaagctccaactgatcactaatgctactttgtacaaagtccttaatgctactcttaacataacccagagtgtactcagtgccagggtccactgtgtcatcttgtagggcacactgagcaaggtggtctgctttttcatttagcgggatacccacatgagagggtatccagatgaaatggaccgtggcaccagcaccttctagggcgtggatgagatcaagacacttattaactagatcacagtccatggggaggtggattgaagggcgtacaatgcagcctgactgtcaataaagaaatatacattcttatggagaggcgccacaatgtggagcgcctccagaacagcatacagt
The window above is part of the Portunus trituberculatus isolate SZX2019 chromosome 38, ASM1759143v1, whole genome shotgun sequence genome. Proteins encoded here:
- the LOC123515048 gene encoding uncharacterized protein LOC123515048, translating into MTSPLAFFLCVWYIAFDVCRGESSVSLQVAVEVPSYAVTGGEATLGCSFHLIGTPVYSVKWYHNGTEFYRFVPTERAHAISDQSSGDFLVAEMFRSDQRVTLSLSRLKPSASGNYLCEVMAEHPSFLKEAVTGEMTVLREPLSPPVIAGARHSYHISEEIEIKCHPRHASPTGYTPVLHWLLDGRQVSQEQVRPLPARRPQHAPGLALHLPATEVVAAGGSVRAECRISLGPHARSHSAFTTLVVTDALHIGPYSYISAAGLSTTFGCGWSCVLLACVVNVLLDGGSITI